The proteins below come from a single Pseudarthrobacter sp. SSS035 genomic window:
- a CDS encoding alkaline phosphatase family protein, translating to MLASSRLSTPGRRQFLQIAAAGGAAVVLSAAPGTAWAAPAAGRTRSYVLVVDGCRPDEITPALTPRLAALRDAGTNFPAARSLPVMETIPNHVMMMTGVRPDRSGVPANSIFDRTDGVVRDLDRSTDLHFPTLLERLQELGLATGSVLSKKYLYGIFGARASYRWEPQPVLPVTGHAPDAATMDALLAMVNGPDPDFVFTNLGDIDRVGHSDLSGTTLRAAREAALAETDLQVGRFIDHLKNAGKWDSSVVMVLADHSMDWSIASNLISINLILQSRPELQSNITIAQNGGADLLYWTGPEPDRAAGLAAVEQLVRAHEGVLSVNRPADLRLGHEAGDLVAYCRAGWRFSDPYVASNPIPGNHGHPATEPIPFFVSGGSPLVVKGSVSSEAARTLDVAPTIGGIYGLKAPAGGYDGTGRVSALTKPRN from the coding sequence ATGCTCGCCAGCAGCAGACTTTCGACGCCGGGACGCCGGCAGTTCCTGCAAATCGCCGCCGCCGGCGGGGCCGCCGTCGTCCTTTCAGCGGCACCCGGCACCGCCTGGGCCGCCCCCGCCGCTGGACGGACGCGAAGCTACGTGCTGGTGGTGGACGGCTGCCGGCCGGACGAAATCACGCCCGCGCTGACGCCGAGGCTGGCTGCACTGCGCGATGCCGGCACCAATTTCCCGGCGGCACGCTCCCTGCCGGTGATGGAGACCATCCCCAACCACGTCATGATGATGACGGGTGTCCGCCCGGACCGCTCGGGCGTGCCGGCCAACTCCATCTTCGACCGGACCGACGGCGTTGTCCGCGACCTCGACCGGTCCACGGACCTGCACTTCCCGACCCTCCTGGAGCGGCTGCAGGAGCTCGGCCTCGCCACCGGCTCCGTGCTGAGCAAGAAGTACCTTTACGGCATCTTCGGTGCCCGCGCCAGCTACCGGTGGGAACCCCAGCCGGTGCTTCCCGTAACCGGCCACGCGCCCGACGCCGCCACCATGGACGCCCTGCTGGCGATGGTGAACGGGCCGGACCCGGACTTTGTGTTCACCAACCTGGGCGACATCGACCGCGTAGGCCACTCAGACCTTTCCGGAACCACGCTGCGGGCCGCGCGCGAGGCCGCCCTGGCCGAAACAGACCTGCAGGTGGGGCGCTTCATCGACCACCTCAAGAACGCCGGCAAATGGGACTCCAGCGTGGTGATGGTCCTCGCCGACCATTCCATGGACTGGTCCATCGCCAGCAACCTCATCTCGATCAACCTCATCCTCCAGTCCCGTCCGGAGCTGCAGTCGAACATCACGATTGCCCAGAACGGCGGCGCGGACCTGCTCTACTGGACCGGCCCCGAACCGGACCGCGCGGCCGGACTGGCCGCCGTCGAACAGCTGGTCCGGGCGCATGAGGGCGTGCTCTCGGTCAACAGGCCGGCGGACCTGCGGCTAGGCCACGAGGCCGGAGACCTGGTGGCCTACTGCCGGGCGGGCTGGCGCTTCTCCGACCCGTACGTCGCGTCCAACCCGATCCCTGGCAACCACGGTCACCCCGCCACGGAGCCCATTCCCTTCTTCGTATCAGGCGGCAGCCCGCTGGTGGTGAAGGGATCGGTATCCTCCGAGGCTGCCCGGACTCTCGACGTCGCGCCCACCATCGGCGGAATCTACGGACTCAAGGCCCCGGCGGGTGGCTACGACGGCACGGGCCGGGTCTCTGCCCTGACGAAACCGCGCAACTGA
- a CDS encoding alkaline phosphatase gives MTNFTRRQVLRSAGVAAVAGAIVSGTAASGFSAPQGGVFSHGVASGDPMADSVLLWTRVTPAPAALPGTGLGPEVSVGWEIAADAGFKKIVARGTAATGAARDHTVKIIAGRLAPATNYWYRFTLGQAVSPAGRTRTAPAAGAAVDRLKFGVVSCANWQAGYFSSYRHLAARGDLDAVLHLGDYLYEYGPGEYQARDVVVRPHEPAHEMTQLAHYRRRHAQYKTDPDLQALHAAAPFIVTWDDHESANDAWKGGAENHTEGAEGAWSERVAAAQKAYAEWMPVRYEPGGQLYRRLDFGSLASLSMLDLRSYRDQQAANGADPSVSSPARTITGAAQMDWLLGNLKSTGPQWKLVGNPVMIAPVRVPSTLNTAELAGVQKLMGGTSISGVPYNVDQWDGYEADRNRVVRHLRDNAVKDTVFLTGDIHSGWACDIPADPASYPATGDSVAAELVCTSVTSDNLDDILNVPPRTGSVGVENAIKAANPHVKYLDFDSHGYSVLDVTAAGVRMDWYVLAERTSASSGATLSTSFNVQANSGKVTPTPGGLQ, from the coding sequence CGTGGCTGGGGCCATTGTCTCCGGCACCGCAGCAAGTGGCTTTTCCGCCCCCCAGGGTGGCGTCTTCTCCCACGGGGTCGCCTCGGGAGACCCGATGGCAGACAGCGTGCTGCTTTGGACCCGCGTGACGCCAGCGCCCGCAGCGCTGCCAGGCACCGGGCTGGGCCCGGAGGTGTCCGTCGGGTGGGAAATCGCTGCGGACGCTGGCTTCAAGAAGATCGTGGCCAGGGGCACTGCCGCCACCGGCGCGGCCCGGGACCATACGGTCAAGATCATCGCGGGCCGGCTGGCCCCCGCCACCAACTACTGGTATCGCTTCACGCTGGGACAGGCCGTATCGCCGGCGGGCCGTACCCGCACCGCCCCCGCGGCGGGTGCGGCCGTGGACCGGCTGAAGTTCGGCGTCGTGTCGTGCGCCAACTGGCAGGCGGGCTACTTTTCGTCCTACCGCCATCTCGCCGCGCGCGGCGACCTCGACGCCGTGCTTCACCTCGGCGACTACCTCTACGAATACGGGCCCGGCGAATACCAGGCGCGCGACGTCGTCGTCCGCCCCCACGAACCAGCTCACGAAATGACACAGCTCGCGCACTACCGGCGCCGTCACGCCCAGTACAAAACCGACCCTGACCTGCAAGCCCTGCACGCCGCCGCCCCGTTCATCGTGACCTGGGATGACCATGAATCGGCCAACGACGCCTGGAAGGGCGGCGCCGAAAACCACACCGAGGGCGCCGAAGGCGCGTGGAGCGAGCGCGTCGCCGCCGCGCAGAAGGCTTACGCCGAATGGATGCCCGTGCGCTATGAGCCGGGCGGCCAACTGTACCGACGCCTGGACTTCGGCTCCCTCGCCAGCCTGTCCATGCTGGACCTGCGCTCCTACCGTGACCAGCAGGCCGCCAACGGTGCGGATCCCTCCGTCAGCAGCCCCGCCCGCACTATCACCGGCGCCGCACAGATGGACTGGCTGCTGGGCAACCTCAAGTCAACGGGCCCGCAATGGAAGCTTGTGGGCAATCCCGTCATGATTGCGCCCGTCCGCGTTCCCTCGACCCTGAACACCGCAGAGCTGGCCGGTGTGCAAAAGCTGATGGGCGGGACGAGCATCAGCGGCGTGCCTTATAACGTGGACCAATGGGACGGCTACGAGGCGGACCGCAACCGCGTGGTCCGCCACCTGCGGGATAACGCCGTCAAGGACACCGTGTTCCTCACCGGCGACATCCACTCCGGCTGGGCCTGCGACATCCCCGCGGATCCGGCCAGCTACCCGGCCACCGGTGATTCCGTGGCCGCGGAGCTCGTCTGCACTTCCGTCACGAGCGATAACCTCGACGACATCCTGAACGTTCCGCCCCGGACCGGATCCGTCGGCGTCGAGAACGCCATCAAGGCGGCCAACCCGCACGTGAAGTACCTGGACTTCGACTCACACGGCTACTCCGTCCTGGACGTGACAGCCGCCGGCGTTCGGATGGACTGGTACGTCCTCGCCGAACGCACCTCCGCCAGCTCAGGAGCCACACTGTCCACATCATTCAACGTCCAGGCCAACTCCGGCAAAGTTACCCCGACGCCGGGAGGACTCCAGTGA